A genomic segment from Methanoplanus limicola DSM 2279 encodes:
- the metG gene encoding methionine--tRNA ligase, with the protein MSDTPVLVTCGLPYTNGPCHIGHLRTYVPADFYVRFLRHCGDEVVFVCGSDNHGTPIVISAEAEGITPREMSERYHRHFDETFKKMLISFDRFGMTDDPSNHARTKEVVEKLIQNDHIYKKIISQSYCPECDMFLPDRYVEGICPFCGEKARGDECDQGCGKHLEPGEIKDPVCKICGGNAELRDQEHFFFRLSDFNEMFEGYLPDLKGTSNARNYASGWIREGLHDWCITRTLKWGVKFPEHDDLVVYVWVDAPIGYIAFTEEWAEKTGGNWEQFWKGDSPVIHFIGQDIIYHHCVFWPALLEGAGYSKPDAVVASGMVKIDDKTFSKSRGYVVWTNDDYLDLGLSPDYLRYYILSYTSHTKELNFSWKEYQARVNNELVDTFGNFLYRTLHFASKKLGGVPDYTPDEEITGRIEEAISETEAAIREYEFKSAVDSIMSLASYGNIYIQNNAPWKLIKDDREKAEKVVRNCLQIAKGLVILFDSLIPEKAQEAWEMLGFTTSVKDQNLSESVTGFESEILPKPSILFEKIEDEKVEEYEKTLNIRIEEAVRKENKENKEDNMITIDEFAKVELKVAKIYEAEPIEGSKKLLKIQVDLGDEKRQVVSGIAPFYTPEELIGKSVVVVTNLKPAKLFGVESNGMILAAGDDASLLTSLRDVEAGTKVL; encoded by the coding sequence ATGAGTGATACACCGGTTCTTGTGACATGCGGACTTCCGTACACAAACGGACCATGCCACATAGGACATTTGCGCACATATGTGCCTGCTGATTTTTATGTCAGGTTTCTGCGCCACTGCGGAGATGAAGTTGTCTTTGTCTGCGGTTCAGACAATCACGGAACTCCTATAGTAATCAGTGCCGAAGCAGAAGGGATAACCCCGCGTGAAATGTCTGAGAGATATCACAGGCATTTTGATGAGACATTTAAGAAAATGCTCATCAGTTTTGACCGGTTTGGCATGACTGACGATCCGTCAAATCATGCAAGAACAAAAGAAGTCGTTGAAAAGCTCATACAAAACGATCATATCTATAAAAAGATAATAAGCCAGAGCTACTGTCCGGAATGTGATATGTTCCTGCCGGACAGATATGTGGAGGGAATATGCCCATTCTGTGGAGAGAAAGCAAGAGGTGATGAATGTGACCAGGGCTGCGGCAAGCACCTTGAGCCTGGTGAGATCAAAGATCCGGTGTGCAAAATCTGTGGCGGGAATGCAGAACTGCGTGATCAGGAGCATTTCTTCTTCAGGTTATCAGATTTCAATGAAATGTTTGAAGGTTATCTTCCGGATCTTAAAGGGACATCAAATGCCAGAAATTATGCTTCAGGATGGATCAGGGAGGGACTGCATGACTGGTGCATCACCAGAACCCTGAAATGGGGTGTAAAATTCCCCGAACATGATGATCTTGTGGTTTATGTCTGGGTGGATGCACCTATCGGTTATATTGCCTTCACAGAGGAGTGGGCAGAGAAGACCGGCGGCAACTGGGAACAGTTCTGGAAAGGGGATTCACCAGTCATTCATTTCATCGGTCAGGATATTATATATCATCACTGTGTGTTCTGGCCGGCTCTTCTGGAAGGTGCAGGTTACTCAAAGCCGGACGCAGTAGTGGCAAGCGGAATGGTGAAGATAGACGATAAGACATTTTCCAAAAGCCGCGGTTATGTCGTCTGGACGAATGACGATTATCTTGATCTCGGTCTCTCCCCTGACTATCTTAGGTATTACATACTTTCGTACACAAGTCACACAAAAGAACTGAACTTCTCCTGGAAGGAATATCAGGCGCGTGTAAACAATGAGCTTGTTGATACCTTTGGCAATTTCCTCTACAGAACTCTGCACTTCGCCTCAAAAAAACTTGGCGGAGTTCCGGATTACACCCCGGATGAAGAAATAACAGGAAGAATTGAAGAAGCTATATCGGAAACTGAGGCTGCAATACGCGAGTATGAATTCAAATCTGCCGTTGATTCAATAATGTCTCTGGCTTCATATGGCAATATATACATTCAGAATAACGCCCCCTGGAAACTGATAAAGGACGACAGAGAAAAAGCAGAGAAGGTCGTCAGAAACTGTCTTCAGATCGCAAAAGGTCTTGTGATACTCTTTGACTCTTTAATTCCGGAGAAAGCACAGGAAGCATGGGAGATGTTAGGGTTTACAACTTCTGTTAAAGATCAGAATCTCTCAGAGTCAGTTACAGGTTTTGAGAGTGAAATCCTTCCAAAACCTTCCATTCTCTTTGAAAAAATAGAGGATGAGAAGGTGGAGGAATATGAGAAGACACTGAATATCAGAATCGAAGAAGCAGTAAGAAAGGAAAATAAAGAGAATAAGGAAGATAATATGATAACAATTGACGAATTTGCAAAAGTTGAACTAAAGGTAGCAAAAATTTACGAAGCTGAACCTATTGAAGGTTCAAAGAAACTTCTTAAGATACAGGTTGATCTTGGGGATGAAAAGAGGCAGGTAGTTTCCGGAATTGCCCCGTTTTACACACCGGAAGAACTGATAGGGAAAAGTGTGGTCGTAGTGACAAATCTTAAGCCGGCAAAACTTTTTGGCGTGGAGTCAAATGGTATGATACTTGCGGCAGGAGATGATGCGTCACTTCTGACATCCTTACGGGATGTAGAAGCCGGAACAAAGGTGTTATAA
- a CDS encoding DUF473 domain-containing protein, with the protein MIVSALTGISPNIITELKKGKPRTLELYSAHNIITLTEILPGDHIFMTDVDLEDVCTGDRGIIAEVQSINITMKRVTEWINPLLCEEKERMSARIKLKYIDMALAKRVEGREWAKPTSVCLYESSVYHAG; encoded by the coding sequence ATGATTGTTTCAGCATTAACAGGAATTTCTCCAAATATAATTACTGAGTTAAAGAAGGGTAAACCAAGAACTCTGGAACTATACAGCGCCCACAATATCATTACACTGACCGAAATTCTCCCGGGAGATCATATATTTATGACTGATGTTGATCTTGAAGATGTCTGTACGGGTGACAGGGGAATAATTGCAGAGGTTCAGTCGATCAATATTACTATGAAAAGGGTGACCGAATGGATTAATCCTTTATTATGTGAAGAGAAAGAGAGAATGTCTGCCCGAATTAAACTTAAATATATAGATATGGCACTTGCAAAAAGGGTTGAAGGGCGTGAATGGGCAAAACCAACATCTGTCTGTCTGTATGAATCTTCAGTTTATCATGCCGGATAA
- a CDS encoding DUF5611 family protein, producing the protein MQEYPIKRGFKEGLKERMYEGIEEYFGLKPEDNDGVLTISSGAFKKMTVSLGDKEKALVVDTESDISLYDNLPEEEADRIVLETSRKYNKYLEFVTGYNTKERKKKATDAAKKSK; encoded by the coding sequence ATGCAGGAATATCCAATTAAAAGAGGTTTCAAAGAAGGATTGAAGGAAAGGATGTATGAGGGTATAGAAGAATATTTTGGCTTAAAACCTGAAGATAATGACGGTGTTCTTACCATAAGCAGCGGTGCATTCAAAAAAATGACCGTGAGCCTTGGGGATAAAGAAAAAGCCCTTGTTGTGGATACAGAGTCTGATATATCATTGTATGATAATCTTCCCGAAGAGGAAGCTGACAGAATAGTCCTTGAAACTTCACGAAAATATAATAAATATCTCGAATTTGTAACCGGTTACAATACAAAGGAGAGAAAAAAGAAGGCAACGGATGCAGCAAAGAAAAGCAAGTAA
- the leuS gene encoding leucine--tRNA ligase, producing MSRFETEVYEDNYRESWSHIFEADPGEADKFYLNVAYPYPSGAMHVGHGRTYIVPDVIARFWRMKGKHVLFPMAFHVTGTPVIGISRRIANGDEKTIKLYSELYRVPADVLDKFTDPDEIVKYFSSEYERVMRACGLSIDWRRRFTTVYPQYSKFIEWQYLHLMDQNRVIRGAHPVKYCPQCDNPVGDHDLLEGEKAEIVKYVLVMFKWGEYTIPCATLRPETTYGVTNLWINPDVVYKKVTVDGQKWILSPEAADKIRLQDHELTTEGEISGSELIDEKVLHPFSGEVPILPATFVDPDMATGIVMSVPAHAPFDYIALRDLQKEGRYTEIVPVALINVKGYGEFPAMDAVEKSGIKDQNDPGMETLTQEIYSAEFTSGRMLPQYGGQPVRVARDEFSAIMLEQHGSMAMYDFDVRDVMCRCGGRVYVRILKDQWFLKYSDPEWKEEVHEQIGKINLVPAEVRTEFDRTVDWLKDWACTRRVGLGTKLPWDKNWLVEPLSDSTIYMAFYTIAHKLVNLEADKLTPEVFDYVFLGKGSPADLPLDEETISDLRSEFLYWYPYDFRFSAKDLISNHLTFQLFHHKALFPEELQPKGMVVFGMGLLEGAKMSSSKGNVILLEDAVQEVGADTVRMFLVGSAEPWQDFDWRKELVSSTRKQIERFWNTIHEGAESEESYPVDRWLISRMQERIKNANICMESFQTRQALQEAYFGIESDLKWYRRRLPENVRSSSAVSEISSAWIRLLSPFIPFTAQKLWEITGNEGEVAFAKWPVPEESKTDILLELSEELLERTVEDVESILKLIQIDAEKIVLIIAPDWKRDVFDIIAKSENRKKVISEIMKDEEMKKRGKDATDAAKQITNLIHRFPPELTLRIAENRVDEYSVFESAAEFLRHEFNLPVEVVRADDYPGKKSGQALPFKPAIVVE from the coding sequence GTGAGCAGGTTTGAAACAGAAGTTTACGAAGATAATTACAGAGAGTCCTGGTCGCATATATTTGAAGCTGATCCGGGTGAGGCAGATAAATTCTATTTAAATGTTGCATATCCCTATCCCAGCGGAGCAATGCATGTAGGACACGGAAGAACATATATTGTACCTGATGTCATCGCACGTTTCTGGAGAATGAAAGGGAAGCATGTTCTTTTCCCCATGGCATTCCATGTTACAGGAACGCCTGTCATAGGAATATCCCGGAGGATTGCAAATGGTGATGAGAAGACAATAAAGCTGTACAGTGAGCTTTACAGGGTCCCTGCTGATGTCCTGGATAAATTTACTGACCCTGATGAGATTGTAAAGTATTTCAGCAGTGAATATGAGCGCGTAATGAGGGCGTGTGGTCTCTCAATCGACTGGAGAAGACGTTTTACTACTGTATATCCCCAGTACAGCAAATTCATAGAATGGCAGTATCTGCACCTTATGGACCAGAACCGGGTCATCAGGGGTGCACATCCAGTCAAATACTGCCCACAGTGCGATAATCCTGTGGGGGACCATGATCTTTTGGAGGGAGAAAAGGCAGAGATTGTAAAGTACGTTCTTGTAATGTTTAAATGGGGCGAATATACAATCCCCTGTGCTACTCTCAGGCCTGAAACAACATATGGTGTAACAAATCTCTGGATAAATCCGGATGTTGTGTACAAAAAAGTAACTGTTGACGGTCAGAAATGGATTTTGTCTCCCGAAGCAGCAGATAAAATACGCCTTCAGGATCATGAACTTACAACAGAGGGAGAAATTTCCGGCAGTGAACTGATAGATGAAAAGGTATTACATCCTTTTTCAGGAGAGGTTCCCATTCTTCCGGCAACTTTTGTAGATCCGGATATGGCAACCGGAATTGTAATGAGTGTTCCCGCGCATGCTCCATTTGACTACATTGCACTTAGGGACCTTCAGAAAGAAGGCAGATACACAGAAATTGTTCCGGTTGCTCTAATCAATGTAAAAGGCTATGGTGAGTTCCCCGCCATGGATGCCGTAGAGAAATCAGGTATTAAAGACCAGAATGACCCCGGCATGGAAACCCTCACACAGGAGATTTACAGCGCGGAGTTCACATCCGGAAGAATGCTCCCGCAGTACGGCGGTCAGCCTGTACGTGTTGCGCGCGATGAATTTTCTGCTATTATGCTTGAACAGCATGGTTCAATGGCAATGTACGACTTTGATGTCAGAGATGTCATGTGCCGCTGTGGTGGCAGGGTTTATGTCAGAATTCTGAAGGATCAGTGGTTCCTGAAGTACAGTGATCCTGAATGGAAAGAAGAAGTTCATGAACAGATTGGCAAAATTAATCTTGTGCCTGCCGAAGTCCGGACAGAATTTGACAGGACTGTGGACTGGCTTAAGGACTGGGCATGTACAAGAAGGGTAGGTCTTGGTACAAAACTTCCCTGGGACAAAAACTGGCTTGTTGAGCCGCTCTCCGATTCCACAATTTATATGGCATTTTATACAATTGCCCATAAGCTTGTAAATCTTGAAGCGGATAAACTGACACCCGAAGTATTTGATTATGTATTCCTCGGAAAAGGCAGCCCGGCAGATCTTCCTTTAGATGAAGAGACAATATCCGATCTAAGGTCAGAATTTTTATACTGGTATCCATATGATTTTAGATTTTCAGCTAAGGATCTAATATCAAATCACCTGACATTCCAGTTATTCCACCACAAGGCGCTCTTCCCTGAAGAACTTCAGCCAAAAGGGATGGTTGTCTTTGGAATGGGTCTTTTGGAAGGAGCAAAGATGTCCTCTTCCAAAGGTAATGTTATACTTCTGGAGGATGCAGTACAGGAAGTCGGTGCTGACACCGTCAGAATGTTCCTTGTTGGCAGTGCAGAGCCCTGGCAGGACTTTGACTGGAGAAAAGAGCTTGTATCTTCTACAAGAAAACAGATAGAACGTTTCTGGAATACAATACATGAAGGTGCCGAATCAGAGGAAAGTTATCCTGTTGACAGATGGCTCATCTCCAGGATGCAGGAGAGAATTAAAAATGCAAACATATGCATGGAGTCATTCCAGACAAGGCAGGCTCTTCAGGAGGCTTACTTCGGAATAGAATCTGATCTTAAATGGTACCGCCGCCGCCTGCCTGAAAATGTCAGATCATCATCTGCAGTTTCAGAGATAAGTTCAGCATGGATAAGACTTCTTTCACCGTTCATTCCGTTTACTGCACAAAAACTCTGGGAGATTACCGGAAATGAAGGAGAAGTTGCCTTTGCAAAATGGCCTGTGCCTGAAGAATCAAAGACGGATATTTTACTTGAACTCTCAGAAGAGCTTCTTGAAAGGACAGTTGAAGATGTTGAATCTATCCTTAAGCTCATTCAGATTGACGCTGAGAAGATTGTTCTTATTATTGCACCGGACTGGAAGCGTGACGTCTTTGATATAATTGCAAAATCAGAGAACAGAAAGAAGGTAATCTCTGAGATCATGAAAGATGAGGAGATGAAGAAGCGCGGAAAGGATGCAACTGACGCTGCAAAGCAGATTACAAATCTGATACACAGATTCCCGCCTGAGCTGACATTAAGAATTGCTGAAAACAGGGTGGACGAGTACTCTGTATTTGAGTCAGCCGCCGAATTTTTGAGGCATGAATTCAATCTGCCTGTTGAAGTAGTCCGTGCTGATGACTATCCGGGCAAAAAATCAGGACAGGCGTTGCCATTTAAACCGGCAATTGTAGTAGAATAA
- a CDS encoding A24 family peptidase C-terminal domain-containing protein has translation MPLAISSFAVIMTLLYASYRDILERRVPFKTWYPMLTVGIPMTLWTYMIFFGIQIHFATGMIIMTLIFSLMFYFMSAYLHLFGGADAWAMIFISILIPFYPLQPIWGIPPYQFFPFSVFVNAVILNLTVPAVLLIYNILKGNRAPIKYMMIGYPVKSDSLTDHYGFIMEEFEEDGDGIKRHFMTYGGSLKRMVEGKRRMYTADIRKNPEDYSKEITYYKKAGSVWISYAVPFIIPITAGLITALIFGDILFALISVFTGA, from the coding sequence GTGCCCCTGGCAATCTCATCGTTTGCTGTAATAATGACCCTCCTATATGCGTCATACAGGGATATCCTTGAACGGCGGGTGCCCTTTAAGACATGGTACCCCATGCTGACTGTCGGAATTCCGATGACATTGTGGACTTACATGATTTTTTTTGGAATTCAGATTCATTTTGCCACAGGCATGATAATAATGACATTGATCTTCTCCTTAATGTTTTACTTTATGTCGGCATATCTTCACCTTTTTGGGGGTGCAGACGCCTGGGCAATGATATTTATCTCCATATTAATTCCATTCTATCCGCTACAGCCAATATGGGGGATTCCCCCGTACCAGTTTTTCCCTTTCAGCGTTTTTGTGAATGCTGTCATCCTGAATCTGACAGTGCCGGCTGTACTGCTCATATATAACATACTGAAGGGGAATAGGGCGCCCATCAAATATATGATGATCGGGTATCCGGTAAAAAGTGACTCCCTGACTGACCATTATGGATTTATTATGGAGGAATTTGAAGAAGATGGTGACGGGATAAAAAGGCATTTTATGACATACGGCGGCTCACTTAAACGAATGGTTGAAGGGAAAAGAAGGATGTATACTGCTGACATAAGAAAAAATCCTGAGGATTATTCAAAAGAGATAACATATTACAAAAAAGCAGGATCTGTCTGGATATCCTACGCGGTTCCGTTTATCATCCCCATCACTGCCGGATTAATTACAGCTCTGATATTTGGAGATATCCTCTTTGCTTTAATCAGCGTATTTACAGGAGCTTAA
- the hisI gene encoding phosphoribosyl-AMP cyclohydrolase, with translation MEIKYNENNLVPVIVQDCDTKAVLMLAYADKEALSLTIDTGFAHYYSRSRNKMWKKGEESGHTQEIVKILKDCDSDTLLYQVRQKGAPCHTGYDSCFYRTIEGEIIGKKIFDPEKVYSGSEKD, from the coding sequence ATGGAAATTAAGTATAATGAAAACAATCTTGTTCCCGTTATTGTTCAGGACTGTGATACAAAAGCTGTACTGATGCTTGCATATGCAGACAAAGAGGCACTTTCTCTGACTATAGATACAGGATTTGCACATTATTATTCAAGAAGCAGGAATAAAATGTGGAAAAAAGGCGAGGAGAGCGGCCATACGCAGGAAATAGTAAAAATCCTGAAAGACTGTGACAGTGATACTCTATTATATCAGGTTCGTCAGAAAGGAGCGCCCTGCCACACAGGATATGACTCCTGTTTCTACAGAACTATTGAAGGAGAGATTATCGGGAAAAAAATATTTGATCCTGAGAAAGTCTATTCCGGTTCAGAAAAAGACTGA
- a CDS encoding PINc/VapC family ATPase codes for MKLVPDTSVVIDGRITSMIKESGEYKGATIIVPEAVIAELEAQANQGREIGFSGLTELQELSKLAEEEIIVLKYEGVRPSLDQVKLASGGEIDALIRKVALDNEDAKFITSDIVQSEVGKAKGLDVLYLKPQSGEFSPLSIDKYFDENTLAVFLKERAKPVAKKGSLKESTLEILSEDPVSEYELRRISLEILERAKRDPDGFIELEKRGITIVQIGSMRISIARKPFSDGMEINAVRPIVDRKLSDYTHSDIISKRLLDGRQGMLIVGMPGTGKTTLAQSVAIFLSDKEYSVKTMEAPRDIQVPDEITQYTALDGSMENTGEVMLLIRPDYVIFDELRKSDDFSVFADMRLAGINMVGILHADDVEDALQRVISRTGFGVIPQIIDTVVCVNEGDVAGIYDLKFEIKVPDAIPDDEEEFMARPVISVRNIISKKNVSEIFLYEGETIFFSAEKESGHICTEDESEAPETELPPEEDISIKLVEREIQREIGRFTEGAVDVRMQNDSKAIVYIDDRDVPAAIGKGGKNVAAIVNKLSIGIDIKPKSELPSKEVSEEKEKPTVPVQKTPDKNGKGNGLDIRFDKKYLIIHTPENSEKIVDVFGGREYLFTATVNEEGDIHMSKNNSIAQEMIRRYNEGEEIRLRPV; via the coding sequence ATGAAACTTGTACCAGATACCAGCGTCGTCATAGACGGACGCATCACTTCGATGATTAAAGAATCGGGTGAATATAAAGGGGCCACAATAATTGTTCCAGAGGCCGTAATAGCAGAATTGGAGGCACAGGCAAACCAGGGGCGTGAAATAGGTTTCAGTGGTCTTACCGAACTTCAGGAATTATCAAAACTTGCAGAAGAGGAAATAATTGTTCTTAAATATGAAGGTGTAAGACCGAGCCTTGATCAGGTTAAACTTGCAAGTGGCGGAGAAATTGATGCTTTAATAAGAAAAGTTGCTCTTGATAATGAAGATGCAAAATTTATAACAAGCGATATTGTCCAGTCAGAAGTCGGAAAGGCAAAAGGTCTTGATGTACTCTATCTCAAACCACAGTCCGGTGAATTTTCGCCATTATCAATAGACAAATATTTTGATGAAAATACACTTGCAGTCTTTTTAAAAGAGAGGGCAAAACCTGTGGCAAAGAAGGGCTCACTAAAAGAGAGCACTCTTGAAATTCTAAGTGAAGATCCTGTTTCCGAATATGAACTCAGAAGGATTTCACTTGAGATTCTGGAAAGAGCAAAAAGGGATCCTGATGGCTTTATTGAGCTGGAAAAGAGAGGAATAACTATTGTTCAGATAGGCTCAATGAGAATTTCCATTGCAAGAAAACCTTTCTCAGATGGAATGGAAATAAATGCCGTAAGGCCTATTGTTGACAGAAAACTCTCTGACTATACCCACTCTGATATTATATCCAAAAGACTTCTTGACGGACGTCAGGGAATGCTGATTGTAGGAATGCCCGGCACAGGAAAAACGACTCTTGCACAGAGTGTTGCTATATTTTTATCAGATAAAGAATATTCTGTCAAGACGATGGAAGCGCCAAGGGATATTCAGGTTCCTGACGAAATTACCCAGTATACTGCGCTTGACGGAAGCATGGAGAATACCGGAGAGGTGATGCTCCTTATAAGGCCGGATTATGTAATATTTGATGAACTCAGAAAAAGTGATGACTTCAGTGTCTTTGCTGATATGCGCCTCGCAGGCATAAATATGGTGGGCATTCTGCACGCAGATGATGTTGAAGATGCACTTCAGAGAGTTATCAGCAGAACAGGATTCGGAGTGATTCCACAGATTATTGATACAGTAGTCTGCGTCAACGAAGGAGATGTCGCAGGAATATATGACCTCAAATTTGAGATCAAAGTCCCCGATGCAATTCCTGATGATGAAGAGGAATTTATGGCAAGACCTGTAATTTCAGTCAGGAATATCATTAGTAAAAAGAACGTATCGGAGATATTTCTTTATGAAGGAGAGACTATCTTTTTTTCAGCTGAAAAAGAATCAGGACATATATGCACAGAAGATGAATCAGAGGCTCCTGAGACAGAACTTCCCCCGGAAGAAGATATCTCGATAAAGCTTGTTGAGCGTGAAATACAAAGAGAGATAGGAAGATTTACTGAGGGTGCTGTTGATGTCAGAATGCAGAATGACAGCAAAGCAATAGTATATATTGATGACCGCGATGTTCCGGCAGCAATTGGAAAAGGCGGAAAGAATGTAGCCGCTATTGTAAACAAACTCAGCATTGGCATTGATATAAAACCAAAGAGTGAACTGCCTTCAAAGGAAGTAAGTGAAGAGAAGGAAAAACCGACAGTTCCGGTTCAAAAAACTCCGGACAAAAACGGAAAAGGCAATGGTCTTGACATCCGTTTCGATAAGAAATACCTGATCATTCATACTCCGGAAAACAGCGAAAAAATAGTTGATGTTTTTGGCGGAAGAGAATATCTCTTTACTGCTACAGTAAATGAGGAAGGCGATATTCATATGTCAAAGAATAACAGCATAGCTCAGGAAATGATAAGAAGGTATAATGAAGGAGAAGAGATCAGGCTGAGACCTGTCTGA
- a CDS encoding DHH family phosphoesterase — translation MGNNKKKRDKKEKFISAVRQRRTGIVHLTHNDLDAAGCDAIHRRKYGRDIFTIWSSVGGFINNLKNVSETEGKGDILSISDLGYQKGIDRYVRKAVSNGWKIEWRDHHRWTDEEIKETEGIVEYLKVDTSVCATGIVAEDLMPEDRSSAEIAKVVCDYDLWRHNDPRSKILGEVCTKRKNLNYVRDCLTEGIMIDEEIEKIYSHIEKEKNEAIEKSIKKTKIYQGKYKIAFAPLYGYPSETAHAIRDRMGTDIEVIVSENGRFSIRSEPPVSHLIAKEFNGGGHPPAAGGSFDFKFTDKMVFKLLKKSRYFKILSRKSENITAES, via the coding sequence ATGGGTAACAATAAGAAAAAAAGAGATAAAAAAGAGAAATTTATCAGTGCAGTAAGGCAGAGAAGAACGGGTATTGTCCACCTGACCCACAATGATCTGGATGCTGCCGGATGTGATGCAATCCACAGAAGAAAATACGGGAGGGATATATTTACCATCTGGTCATCAGTCGGAGGCTTCATAAATAATCTGAAGAACGTCTCGGAAACCGAAGGTAAGGGAGATATCCTCAGCATCTCAGATCTTGGATATCAGAAGGGGATAGACAGATATGTCAGAAAAGCTGTTTCAAACGGGTGGAAGATCGAATGGCGCGACCATCACAGGTGGACAGACGAAGAGATTAAGGAAACAGAGGGTATTGTTGAATACCTTAAGGTGGACACATCAGTATGTGCTACAGGAATTGTTGCTGAGGATCTGATGCCGGAAGACAGATCATCGGCAGAGATTGCAAAGGTCGTCTGCGATTATGATCTCTGGCGCCATAATGATCCAAGGTCAAAAATTCTCGGAGAGGTCTGCACCAAAAGGAAAAATCTGAATTATGTCCGCGACTGCCTTACTGAAGGCATAATGATTGATGAAGAGATCGAGAAGATATATTCTCATATTGAAAAGGAAAAGAATGAAGCTATTGAGAAGAGCATTAAAAAAACGAAGATATATCAGGGAAAATACAAAATTGCCTTTGCTCCTCTCTATGGCTATCCGAGTGAGACTGCGCATGCAATCCGTGACAGGATGGGGACAGATATAGAAGTGATAGTCTCTGAAAACGGAAGATTTTCGATCAGATCAGAACCACCTGTGAGCCATCTTATAGCAAAAGAGTTTAACGGAGGCGGGCATCCGCCTGCTGCCGGTGGGAGTTTTGACTTTAAGTTTACAGACAAAATGGTATTTAAACTATTAAAAAAGAGCAGATATTTCAAAATACTCTCCCGGAAATCAGAAAATATAACTGCTGAAAGTTGA
- a CDS encoding proteasome assembly chaperone family protein: MEDITILSKPPSGRGIKGIVGFPGSGLVGSISVQYLVDNAGFNYIGSITSKYFPPITMMIEGVINAPVRIYEKENIIAFVADIPIHPSICYEISHSIIEWLMEYDLKEIVVIAGLITNTPEKRVFGVGTETEALDIIRDKAEILPMGSISGIPGSILTECKIRNIPAVGLLGETVNTPDPRSSVSVLGVMNDLYGFDVDVNPLMEQAEEIEASMQKMAEQVRDTEDTRTPKKEHLPMYG; the protein is encoded by the coding sequence TTGGAAGATATTACTATTCTCTCAAAACCACCCTCCGGCCGGGGTATTAAAGGTATAGTCGGTTTTCCGGGGAGCGGACTGGTGGGCAGTATCTCTGTACAGTATCTTGTAGATAATGCAGGATTCAACTATATTGGTAGCATTACCAGCAAGTATTTCCCGCCAATTACTATGATGATTGAAGGTGTCATCAATGCACCTGTAAGAATATATGAAAAGGAGAACATTATCGCATTTGTAGCAGATATTCCTATTCATCCCTCGATATGCTATGAAATATCACATTCAATTATTGAGTGGCTTATGGAATATGACTTAAAAGAGATCGTTGTAATTGCCGGGCTTATTACTAATACACCTGAGAAAAGAGTATTTGGTGTAGGAACTGAAACTGAAGCCCTCGATATTATCAGAGACAAAGCAGAAATTCTGCCAATGGGAAGTATTTCAGGCATTCCGGGAAGTATACTGACAGAATGTAAAATCAGAAATATTCCCGCAGTCGGACTTTTAGGCGAAACAGTTAATACCCCGGATCCACGGTCATCAGTATCAGTATTGGGCGTCATGAATGATCTTTATGGTTTTGATGTTGATGTTAACCCCCTTATGGAACAGGCCGAGGAGATAGAAGCATCAATGCAGAAGATGGCAGAGCAGGTGCGTGATACAGAGGATACGAGAACTCCAAAGAAGGAACATCTTCCTATGTACGGGTGA